One window of Magallana gigas chromosome 2, xbMagGiga1.1, whole genome shotgun sequence genomic DNA carries:
- the LOC105327465 gene encoding hamartin isoform X4 translates to MAANSVDGRNVQVDVRELFNLLESNQLKTVDEITEEIQQHLSAVKEAWLINSLVDYFYIAQTDRVIDILTSVREPHDKHLVEKLAEGIKNDKHQLLAMKLLLHVVCKQPMWVHKLIKPPIFPALIKCLKTDTDIPLLMTGVMVITILLPAIPSLVGKYLPDIFDIFGHLVSFNIRKPSNAPDIFLLHLQVALYGLFHRLYGMFPYTFLTYLRHHYSKKDNAAAYEESIKPMLERVRLHPHLISETREKEMDGKRWKSLEDHDVIVLCAKMSIDQIEGTWEEMSCPVVSSSYRSIMSVEGGRKTSTSDGKKSRSSISSPPQLSPPVISQDLISYWSPSLSVGLSTPPSSQRTTPATSVLENSLASLHQAIPGTSANTSTTATPRATPPITSEDDKNKGRLKTYREMHVKKLSLSNKSLPGSADGKSGSSSVPPSPLRAEFTTEPPRGIFKSLPVKQAARELQFDPGSRRRSLGTPDLSSENFHDSSLTGEGSLRDVEGEKSQVDLMESYSRDAIIKIQTAEEVDTEDQEVSDITKNPVPPQFQTAESVAKFMRSVNRIRFNSMSNEVESFLAQEKFCSKRNSRSCPNLDKMAVAEEEAEDQMSRSVSTTFKQSSVVNLPKVGGIKDSERTSTPNTEADTTKATNVTINLTSNVVNNIACQKVDAGSGERERDIISLLRSVLVPTKVAVCQRCSAQCLTNESPNKSELPIPVFETFSPPELLDRHLQMGGEIHAKQLSKIPLTNQDSINWTHFGGRMGNRMPPADEVNILRGQIFMMKNQILYERNKRELHAKRNRRLLRKITTANALEEQTKAQAEQIQLMNTEIQNLTLSMKILQEENRRLRQTNESNEYETQVKLRSCLNELDELRSAKTEMNTLLIRQREDQDALKAKLQNKEAELFKEQRINQHLKEQVQMTQRLKEQVLQLHKELLLMGELQGKYETKLHVIRNSHHSKPEQENMIATLRAENKALKEKMKTNTLNLDGFGKKLQDMEEHLQNKQLTIEELQRQLHYAKVCHEDEIKAVEDKYNSVCSINQRLEAHVMSLYGQIDQMERPRQAKASKRLPSPESKDNGARERTGSFPRMPPNTKPPLTKMSSVPIGCGLAGSTPTTGKTEPEPSLSHQKEKGKVKSDVTRTVTSGRVVVDQSEDTVSISSVESGVSVSRRGNTLYSDGEEHSQSSKDSGYIK, encoded by the exons ATGGCGGCAAATTCAGTAGATGGGCGAAACGTGCAAGTGGATGTCCGAGAGCTCTTCAACTTATTAGAGTCAAATCAGCTGAAGACTGTGGATGAAATCACAGAGGAAATTCAGCAGCATCTTAGTGCTG TTAAGGAAGCTTGGCTGATCAACAGTCTGGTGGACTACTTCTACATAGCCCAGACCGATCGTGTGATTGACATCCTTACCTCTGTCAGGGAGCCACATGACAAG CATTTGGTTGAAAAATTAGCCGAGGGGATAAAGAACGACAAGCACCAGTTGTTGGCAATGAAACTTCTTCTCCATGTTGTGTGCAAACAACCTATGTGGGTCCATAAACTGATCAAACCACCAATATTTCCAGCCCTGATCAAATGTTTGAAG ACAGACACTGACATTCCGCTTCTGATGACGGGCGTCATGGTCATCACCATCCTACTTCCTGCCATCCCGTCTCTCGTTGGAAAATACCTCCCTgatatttttgacatttttggtCATCTGGTTAGCTTCAATATCAGGAAGCCAA gcaATGCCCCGGACATTTTCCTTTTACATCTACAAGTGGCTCTGTATGGTCTGTTTCATCGCCTCTATGGAATGTTCCCCTACACCTTCCTTACTTACCTCAGGCATCACTACTCCAAAAAAGATAATGCGGCAGCTTACGAAGAATCCATTAAA CCAATGCTTGAGAGGGTAAGGCTTCATCCCCATCTCATCAGTGAAACAAGAGAGAAGGAAATGGATGGTAAAAG gtGGAAGTCTCTTGAGGACCATGACGTGATTGTTCTATGTGCTAAAATGTCCATTGACCAGATAGAAGGGACTTGGGAGGAGATGTCTTGTCCAGTCGTCTCTTCCTCCTACAGGTCTATCATGTCGGTGGAGGGAGGGCGGAAAACATCCACCAGTG ATGGGAAGAAATCAAGAAGCTCAATCTCCTCACCCCCACAGCTGAGCCCCCCAGTTATCTCCCAGGACCTGATCTCCTACTGGAGCCCCTCCCTGTCTGTAGGTCTGTCCACCCCTCCCTCCTCCCAGAGAACCACCCCCGCCACCAGTGTATTAGAGAACAGCCTTGCCAGCCTACATCAAGCCATACCAG GAACCAGTGCTAACACCTCCACAACTGCTACTCCAAGAGCCACGCCCCCTATCACTTCAGAGGACGACAAG AACAAAGGGAGACTGAAAACTTACAGAGAAATGCATGTCAAGAAGCTGAGTCTGTCCAATAAATCCCTCCCAGGGTCAGCTGATGGTAAATCAGGCTCCTCCAGTGTCCCTCCCTCACCCCTGAGGGCAGAGTTTACTACAGAGCCCCCAAGAGGAATCTTTAAATCACTCCCTGTGAAGCAGGCCGCCAGAGAGTTGCAGTTTGATCCGGGATCAAGAAGGAGAAGTCTGGGCACGCCTGATCTGTCGTCTGAGAACTTCCATGACAGCTCCCTGACAGGGGAGGGGTCGTTGAGGGACGTGGAGGGGGAGAAGTCGCAGGTAGACCTCATGGAGTCATATTCTAGAGATGCCATAATCAAGATTCAGACTGCTGAAGAGG TAGATACAGAGGATCAAGAAGTTTCAGACATCACTAAGAATCCAGTTCCTCCCCAGTTCCAGACTGCAGAGTCTGTTGCTAAGTTCATGAGGAGTGTAAACCGTATCAGATTCAACAGTATGTCAAATGAAGTAGAGTCCTTTCTTGCCCAGGAAAAATTTTGTAGCAAGAGAAATTCCAGGTCTTGTCCTAACTTGGATAAAATGGCTGTTGCTGAGGAAGAAGCAGAAGATCAGATGTCGCGATCAGTCTCGACCACGTTTAAACAGTCATCAGTGGTCAACTTGCCAAAGGTCGGTGGCATTAAAGACTCAGAACGAACTTCTACCCCTAACACCGAGGCTGATACCACCAAGGCCACCAATGTGACCATAAACCTGACATCCAATGTAGTCAACAACATCGCGTGCCAGAAAGTGGATGCTGGGAGCGGTGAGAGGGAGAGGGACATAATCAGCCTGTTAAGGTCAGTCCTGGTCCCAACCAAAGTGGCTGTGTGTCAGAGGTGCAGTGCTCAGTGTTTAACCAATGAATCTCCAAACAAGTCAG AACTGCCAATCCCGGTGTTTGAGACTTTTTCACCCCCAGAGCTACTAGACAGGCACCTACAGATGGGTGGAGAAATTCATGCCAAACAGCTCAGCAAGATTCCCCTCACAAACCAGGACTCCATCAACTGGACACACTTTGGAGGTAGAATGGGAAATC GCATGCCACCAGCTGATGAAGTGAACATTTTGCGAGGTCAGATTTTCATGATGAAGAACCAGATTCTCTATGAACGGAACAAGAGAGAACTTCATGCCAAGCGGAATCGACGTCTGCTCCGAAAGATCACTACAGCAAATGCATTAGAGGAACAAACCAAAGCTCAG gcTGAGCAGATTCAACTGATGAACACAGAGATCCAGAACCTGACGCTGTCAATGAAGATTCTACAGGAGGAAAACCGGCGGCTGAGGCAGACCAATGAAAGCAACGAGTACGAGACGCAGGTCAAACTCAG GTCCTGCCTAAATGAGCTCGATGAACTGCGATCAGCCAAGACAGAGATGAACACACTCTTAATTAGACAGAGGGAGGATCAGGATGCCCTCAAAGCT AAGCTTCAGAACAAAGAGGCCGAGTTGTTTAAGGAGCAGAGAATAAACCAACATCTCAAAGAACAGGTCCAGATGACACAGAGGCTGAAGGAACAG GTTCTGCAGCTTCACAAGGAGCTTCTATTGATGGGAGAACTTCAGGGTAAATACGAAACCAAGCTCCACGTCATCCGCAACAGCCATCATTCCAAGCCAGAGCAAGAGAATATGATTGCCACCCTGAGGGCAGAGAACAAAG CACTAAAAGAAAAGATGAAGACAAATACATTGAATCTGGATGGATTTGGGAAGAAACTTCAGGACATGGAGGAACACTTACAGAATAAG CAATTGACTATTGAAGAGTTACAAAGGCAACTTCATTATGCCAAAGTCTGCCATGAGGATGAAATCAAA GCCGTGGAGGACAAGTACAACAGTGTGTGCAGCATCAACCAGAGACTGGAGGCTCACGTCATGTCCCTGTACGGACAGATCGACCAGATGGAGCGGCCAAGACAGGCCAAAG CATCCAAACGCCTGCCTTCACCTGAATCAAAAGACAATGGTGCCAGAGAGAGGACAGGGTCATTTCCCAGAATGCCTCCCAATACTAAGCCACCTCTGACCAAGATGAGCAGTGTCCCTATAGGGTGTGGGCTAGCGGGATCTACTCCCACCACAGGAAAGACGGAGCCTGAACCATCTTTATCTCATCAGAAGGAGAAAGGGAAGGTCAAATCGGACGTGACAAGAACGGTGACCAGTGGACGTGTGGTCGTGGATCAGTCAGAAGACACAGTCTCCATCTCCTCCGTAGAATCTGGTGTGTCTGTGTCACGCCGGGGGAATACCCTTTACAGTGATGGAGAGGAACACTCTCAGTCCTCTAAAGACAGTGGCTATATCAAGTGA